One Brachyspira pilosicoli P43/6/78 genomic window carries:
- a CDS encoding thiamine pyrophosphate-dependent enzyme, giving the protein MIVFEKSKGLTDSRTHYCPGCMHGVSQRIIAECLEELGVLDRSVGIASVGCSVLAYKYFSCDMQQAAHGRAPAVATGVKRAIPDSVVFTLQGDGDLAAIGTAEIVHAAARGENITVIFLNNAIYGMTGGQMAPTTLEGQKTTTTQAGRDFHRAGKPIRVCEMLATIEGATFVERVALDTPANIRKAKMATKKAFENQIAGKGFSIVEMLTSCTTNWGISPTESHKWIREYLIPHYPLGNFRNDG; this is encoded by the coding sequence ATGATAGTATTTGAAAAATCTAAGGGGCTTACTGACAGTAGGACACATTATTGCCCTGGTTGTATGCATGGTGTATCACAAAGAATAATTGCTGAATGTTTAGAAGAGCTGGGTGTATTAGATAGGTCAGTAGGTATAGCTTCTGTAGGCTGTTCTGTACTTGCTTATAAATATTTTTCTTGCGATATGCAGCAGGCGGCACATGGTAGGGCTCCTGCAGTTGCTACTGGAGTAAAGAGAGCTATTCCTGACAGCGTGGTGTTTACGCTTCAAGGTGATGGAGATTTAGCTGCTATTGGTACTGCTGAGATAGTGCATGCTGCAGCACGCGGTGAAAATATTACTGTTATTTTCTTAAACAATGCTATTTATGGTATGACCGGAGGACAGATGGCTCCTACAACTCTTGAAGGTCAAAAGACTACTACTACTCAGGCTGGAAGAGATTTCCACAGAGCTGGTAAACCTATAAGAGTTTGCGAAATGCTTGCTACTATTGAAGGGGCTACTTTTGTTGAGAGGGTTGCTTTGGATACTCCTGCAAATATTAGAAAGGCTAAAATGGCTACAAAAAAAGCTTTTGAAAACCAGATTGCTGGAAAGGGTTTCTCTATAGTAGAAATGCTTACAAGCTGTACTACTAACTGGGGTATATCTCCAACTGAATCGCATAAATGGATAAGAGAATATTTAATTCCTCATTATCCGCTTGGCAATTTCAGGAACGACGGTTAA
- a CDS encoding 2-oxoacid:acceptor oxidoreductase family protein, translating into MSTERLIFAGFGGQGVMSMGQMIAYAGMIENKHVTWCPSYGPEMRGGTANCSVVVSDELVGSPIVSHDATAAVIMNLPSLTKFEKDVLPNGVLLINSSLIEKKASRNDIRVAYVEANKIAGDIGNPKAANMVMLGALLTLQNIVSFDSIQQAFLKVFGERKKEFLPGNEKALNAGRDAVKNLVS; encoded by the coding sequence ATGAGTACAGAAAGATTAATTTTTGCTGGTTTTGGCGGACAGGGTGTTATGTCTATGGGGCAGATGATTGCTTATGCTGGAATGATAGAAAATAAGCATGTTACTTGGTGTCCTTCTTATGGACCTGAGATGCGTGGAGGTACTGCTAACTGTTCTGTGGTTGTGAGCGATGAACTAGTTGGTTCTCCTATTGTTTCGCATGATGCTACTGCTGCTGTTATAATGAACCTTCCTTCATTAACTAAATTTGAAAAAGATGTTCTTCCTAATGGTGTGCTTCTTATAAATTCTTCTTTAATAGAAAAAAAAGCTTCAAGAAATGATATTCGTGTCGCTTATGTTGAGGCTAACAAAATAGCAGGCGATATTGGTAACCCTAAGGCTGCTAATATGGTTATGCTTGGTGCTTTACTTACGCTTCAAAATATTGTTTCTTTTGACAGCATTCAACAGGCTTTCTTAAAGGTATTTGGAGAGAGAAAAAAAGAGTTTTTACCTGGAAATGAAAAGGCTTTGAATGCTGGAAGAGATGCAGTTAAAAATTTAGTTTCTTAA
- a CDS encoding glucosamine-6-phosphate deaminase, whose product MGLKLIIAKDANGVGKKTANEIINILKVKKDAVLGLATGGTAEAVYPHLIKAYEKKEIDFKKVKSVNLDEYKGLDGKNEQSYRYFMNKNLFDHVNIDKKNTFVPKGIGDKEKILKEFNDKIEKLPRDIQLLGVGPNGHIAFNEPDEALHANALCVKLDEKTIKANARFFASEKDVPREAFSMGMGGILKAKKIVIAAIGKGKAAAMKELLNHDKVMTSCPVTFLKLHNDVVVVIDEELADAIGYKKKVCKKK is encoded by the coding sequence ATGGGATTAAAACTTATAATTGCTAAAGACGCTAATGGAGTAGGAAAAAAAACGGCTAATGAGATTATTAATATATTAAAGGTAAAAAAAGATGCTGTTTTAGGTCTTGCTACAGGAGGCACAGCAGAGGCAGTGTACCCTCATTTAATTAAGGCTTATGAGAAAAAAGAGATTGATTTTAAAAAAGTGAAGTCTGTTAACTTAGATGAATATAAAGGTTTAGATGGAAAAAATGAACAAAGCTACAGATATTTTATGAACAAAAATTTATTTGACCATGTAAATATTGATAAAAAAAATACTTTTGTTCCTAAGGGAATAGGTGATAAAGAAAAAATATTAAAAGAGTTTAATGATAAAATAGAAAAACTTCCAAGAGATATTCAGTTACTTGGAGTTGGTCCTAATGGTCATATTGCTTTCAATGAACCTGATGAAGCTTTACATGCTAATGCTTTATGCGTGAAGCTTGATGAAAAAACTATTAAAGCTAATGCTAGATTTTTTGCTTCAGAGAAAGATGTTCCAAGAGAGGCTTTTAGTATGGGAATGGGCGGAATATTAAAAGCTAAAAAAATAGTAATAGCTGCTATTGGTAAGGGTAAAGCTGCTGCAATGAAAGAACTTTTAAATCATGATAAAGTTATGACTAGCTGTCCTGTTACTTTCCTTAAGCTTCATAATGATGTTGTTGTTGTTATAGATGAAGAGTTGGCTGATGCTATAGGATATAAGAAAAAAGTTTGTAAGAAAAAATAA
- the glyA gene encoding serine hydroxymethyltransferase, giving the protein MAVSKKNTKGSLKKVSKTVKKLAAEKKTVAKKASSAVKKAAKKVEKKIEKKVAALPKYYVSEVPLKSADREIFAAMKNEYKREINGLELIASENIVSRAVMEAQGSIFTNKYAEGYPSKRYYGGCSEVDVVENLARERAKKLFKAPFINVQPHSGSQANMGVYMAILEPGDTCLGLSLDSGGHLTHGKNVNFSGKIYKFEHYNVRKDTMQIDYDEVRDIAKKVKPKLIVTGGSAYPRQIDFKKFREIADEVGAYLMVDMAHISGLVATGLHPSPVPYAHFVTGTTHKTLRGPRGGYIISTEEELAKKIDKTIFPGIQGGPLMHVIAAKAVCFKEALDPKFVKYQEQVLKNADAMANMFLSKGYELISGGTDTHLILVDVKKSKGITGQLAETVLDKAHITINKNGIPYDTESPMVTSGIRLGTPAITTRGFKEKDVMELTQYIDEVLSNANDEKVVASVAKKVAALCKKFPMYKFIGDM; this is encoded by the coding sequence ATGGCTGTATCTAAAAAAAATACTAAAGGTTCATTAAAGAAAGTATCGAAAACTGTCAAGAAATTAGCTGCAGAGAAAAAAACTGTTGCTAAGAAAGCTTCTTCTGCTGTAAAGAAAGCTGCTAAAAAAGTTGAGAAAAAAATCGAGAAAAAAGTTGCTGCTCTTCCTAAATATTATGTATCAGAAGTTCCTCTTAAGAGTGCTGACAGAGAGATATTTGCTGCAATGAAAAATGAGTATAAGAGAGAGATAAACGGACTTGAACTTATTGCTAGTGAAAATATAGTTTCTCGTGCTGTTATGGAAGCACAGGGTTCTATATTTACAAATAAATATGCTGAGGGTTATCCTTCTAAAAGATATTATGGCGGATGCAGTGAAGTTGATGTTGTTGAGAACTTAGCAAGAGAAAGAGCAAAAAAATTATTTAAAGCTCCTTTTATAAATGTTCAGCCTCATTCTGGTTCACAAGCTAATATGGGTGTTTATATGGCTATATTAGAACCAGGCGATACTTGTTTAGGATTATCACTCGATTCCGGCGGACATTTAACTCATGGTAAAAATGTTAATTTCTCTGGAAAGATTTATAAGTTCGAGCATTATAATGTTAGAAAAGATACTATGCAAATAGATTATGATGAAGTAAGAGATATAGCTAAAAAAGTAAAACCTAAATTGATAGTAACAGGCGGAAGTGCTTATCCTAGACAAATAGATTTTAAAAAGTTTAGAGAGATTGCAGATGAAGTTGGTGCTTATTTAATGGTAGACATGGCTCATATATCTGGTTTAGTTGCTACTGGACTTCACCCTAGCCCTGTACCATATGCTCATTTTGTTACTGGTACTACTCATAAAACTTTAAGAGGACCTCGCGGCGGATATATTATTTCTACTGAAGAAGAATTAGCTAAAAAAATAGATAAAACTATATTCCCTGGCATACAAGGCGGACCTTTGATGCATGTTATAGCTGCTAAGGCTGTATGTTTCAAAGAAGCACTTGACCCTAAATTTGTTAAATATCAAGAGCAGGTTTTGAAAAATGCTGATGCTATGGCTAATATGTTCCTTTCTAAAGGTTATGAACTTATTTCCGGCGGTACTGATACTCATTTAATATTAGTTGATGTAAAAAAATCTAAAGGCATTACAGGTCAGCTTGCAGAAACTGTTTTAGATAAAGCTCATATCACTATTAATAAAAACGGCATACCTTATGATACAGAATCTCCAATGGTTACTAGCGGTATTAGACTTGGTACCCCTGCTATTACTACTAGAGGATTTAAAGAAAAAGATGTTATGGAGCTTACTCAATATATTGATGAAGTATTAAGTAATGCTAATGATGAAAAGGTGGTTGCTTCTGTTGCTAAGAAAGTAGCTGCTTTATGCAAAAAATTCCCAATGTATAAGTTTATAGGCGATATGTAA
- a CDS encoding HAD family hydrolase — MNKKIKGAIFDFDGTLVDSETLYTKALIYTSKEMNELTDIDFSSMAGYQTNDIKRMLREKNYIIPTNFFENAEKYFRRIIETDLETFDGVIEILEKLKNIDIVIASNSNIDYVTRMSKKTSISKYIVGYSCHNETLKAKPEPDLFLNAFEILKSRNNDITKDDVVIFEDSLAGIDGAKKTGIKIIAITNTYKREELLKHGADIVVDKISEAINYLNI; from the coding sequence ATGAATAAAAAAATTAAAGGAGCTATTTTTGACTTTGACGGTACATTGGTAGACAGTGAAACTTTGTATACAAAAGCATTAATATATACTTCAAAAGAAATGAATGAACTTACAGATATAGATTTTTCTTCAATGGCTGGATATCAAACTAATGACATAAAAAGAATGCTAAGAGAAAAAAATTATATTATACCTACAAACTTCTTTGAAAATGCAGAAAAATATTTCCGCAGAATAATAGAAACTGATTTAGAAACATTTGACGGTGTTATTGAAATATTAGAAAAATTAAAAAACATAGATATAGTTATAGCTTCAAACAGCAATATAGATTATGTTACAAGAATGTCTAAAAAAACATCTATATCAAAATATATAGTAGGATATTCTTGTCATAATGAAACATTGAAAGCTAAACCAGAACCAGATTTATTTTTGAATGCATTTGAAATTTTAAAATCAAGAAATAATGATATAACAAAAGATGATGTTGTTATTTTTGAAGATAGTTTAGCTGGAATTGATGGAGCTAAAAAAACAGGTATAAAAATAATAGCAATTACAAATACTTATAAAAGAGAAGAATTATTAAAACATGGTGCTGATATTGTTGTAGATAAAATAAGCGAAGCCATTAATTATTTAAATATTTAA